Proteins co-encoded in one Deltaproteobacteria bacterium genomic window:
- a CDS encoding DUF3348 family protein has translation MAETGFLNTTNPVAELVAELNPAFEQRHKLDQRNVGLLLGDLTEVYDSMRLSSALEDLHKLPEGPFDPQAAIKLKELFLTGRREISRHLSHCARPPTRRKRLPAPLPKPERYAHYLFENGLMVEEFSDAKRARIAFEPWGRFYRTRNQEMKTRVDALRGDFSVQLQALGTRGTQLDYLDQTLHGCIETRSEAYLSRLSPHLEAEFKKVFLDSRELLPPNPTVPDVEAWFVPGGWPENFVESIMRYLRTILHFRLQPLQALVEAACNLPRNRP, from the coding sequence CTCAACCCAGCGTTTGAGCAACGGCACAAGCTTGACCAGCGTAACGTTGGTTTATTGCTCGGTGACCTCACCGAAGTATACGACTCAATGCGCCTCTCATCTGCCCTCGAAGACCTTCACAAACTTCCGGAAGGACCTTTCGACCCACAAGCGGCCATCAAGCTTAAGGAACTCTTTCTAACCGGACGCCGTGAGATCTCACGTCACCTCTCTCACTGTGCGCGTCCTCCAACTCGGCGTAAACGACTCCCGGCACCTCTTCCCAAGCCAGAGCGCTATGCCCATTATCTCTTCGAGAATGGACTGATGGTTGAAGAGTTCTCAGACGCCAAACGCGCTAGGATCGCCTTCGAGCCATGGGGACGATTTTATCGAACTCGTAATCAGGAAATGAAAACTCGAGTTGATGCGCTCAGGGGTGATTTCTCAGTTCAACTACAAGCACTGGGAACCCGTGGTACCCAACTCGACTATCTCGACCAAACACTGCATGGGTGCATCGAGACAAGAAGTGAGGCCTACCTCTCTCGACTCTCTCCGCATCTCGAAGCCGAATTTAAAAAAGTTTTTCTCGACTCACGGGAGTTATTACCCCCAAACCCAACCGTACCCGACGTAGAAGCATGGTTTGTTCCCGGCGGTTGGCCGGAGAATTTTGTAGAATCAATCATGCGTTACCTACGCACCATCTTACATTTTCGACTGCAACCGTTGCAGGCGCTCGTTGAAGCTGCCTGTAACCTCCCAAGGAATCGCCCCTAA